A single window of Mugil cephalus isolate CIBA_MC_2020 chromosome 1, CIBA_Mcephalus_1.1, whole genome shotgun sequence DNA harbors:
- the slc16a13 gene encoding monocarboxylate transporter 13 isoform X2 encodes MTNPKTEPESGGDEGEGPDGGWGWVLVVAMFVSTSLVFGLMRSLGIFFVEFVQYFEESAQAISWISSTGIAAQQFFSPLGAALCNAYNARVVVMTGGLFAGLGLILASQATCLVHLYLTMGVISGFGWGLVFTPMVATVMANFTRRRTLALGVGFSSIGLSSFAFNPLFQLLVEMYAWRGALLIIGGLSLNIVACGALIRPRRCAKAPQKVDSDDGLSCVTVLRRISSYLELSLLCERSYLTYTLAVSLFNVGYFVPYFHLVAHSRQVGFSEYQSAFVMSAAGATDILGRVASGWFADLGRFRLIHLLSLWTALAGLFIMLLPVSTLSGSYPALVIISLLYGFCSGALTSLVFAVVPMIVGVERVMGGLGLLQLLESGAGLLGTPLSGLLKDITGDYTASFVVAGSFVVLGTLTMATLPHYFSCTEPPPPQRRSLPDKANSLTLRPEQMNCSSPDADLKGVI; translated from the exons ATGACGAACCCCAAGACCGAGCCGGAGAGCGGCGGGGATGAGGGCGAGGGCCCGGATGGAGGCTGGGGCTGGGTGCTGGTCGTGGCCATGTTCGTCAGCACCAGCCTCGTGTTCGGCCTGATGCGGAGCTTGGGGATCTTCTTCGTGGAGTTCGTCCAGTACTTCGAGGAGAGCGCCCAGGCCATCTCCTGGATCTCGTCCACCGGCATAGCAGCACAGCAGTTCTTCA gtcCACTGGGTGCTGCGCTGTGTAACGCTTACAATGCCAGGGTGGTGGTGATGACGGGCGGCCTTTTCGCCGGACTCGGCCTCATACTTGCCTCTCAGGCCACCTGTCTGGTCCACCTCTACCTCACGATGGGTGTGATCTCAG GTTTTGGTTGGGGGCTGGTCTTCACTCCCATGGTGGCGACAGTCATGGCCAACTTCACCCGGCGGCGCACCCTCGCTTTGGGCGTGGGCTTCTCCAGCATCGGCCTCTCTTCCTTCGCCTTCAACCCGCTCTTCCAGCTCCTGGTGGAGATGTACGCCTGGCGGGGGGCCTTGCTGATCATAGGGGGCCTCAGCCTCAACATCGTGGCCTGCGGGGCGCTCATCCGCCCACGGCGGTGCGCCAAAGCCCCACAGAAG GTGGATTCAGACGACGGGTTGTCCTGTGTTACTGTGCTGAGGAGAATCTCCTCCTACCTGGAGCTGTCCCTGCTCTGCGAGAGGTCTTACCTCACCTACACCTTGGCCGTCTCCCTTTTTAACGTGGGCTACTTCGTGCCATATTTCCACCTGGTGGCGCACAGCCGCCAGGTCGGCTTCTCGGAGTACCAGTCCGCTTTCGTCATGTCGGCCGCGGGCGCCACGGACATCCTGGGCCGCGTGGCGTCGGGCTGGTTCGCCGACCTGGGCCGCTTCCGGCTGATCCACTTGCTGAGCTTGTGGACGGCCCTGGCGGGGCTGTTCATCATGCTGCTGCCCGTGAGCACCCTGTCCGGCTCCTACCCGGCCCTCGTGATCATCAGCCTCCTCTACGGCTTCTGCTCCGGGGCGCTGACCTCTCTGGTGTTCGCGGTGGTGCCCATGATCGTGGGCGTGGAGCGCGTGATGGGGGGGCTCggcctgctgcagctcctggaGAGCGGCGCGGGGCTGCTGGGGACGCCCCTGTCAG GGTTACTGAAGGACATCACAGGAGACTACACCGCCTCCTTCGTGGTAGCCGGCTCCTTCGTGGTCCTCGGCACCTTGACCATGGCCACTCTGCCTCACTATTTCTCCTGCACAGAGCCGCCGCCCCCACAGAGACGCTCCCTTCCCGACAAAGCCAACAGTTTAACCCTGAGGCCGGAGCAGATGAACTGTTCGTCCCCCGACGCGGATCTCAAAGGAGTGATCTGA
- the LOC125003892 gene encoding uncharacterized protein LOC125003892: MATKTPNAMDQTTSPPLTRVDVIHHLVNYYFGIMEPKQWAFLLTGNPDDKTRFILGQLLMDLMDIMLITQPTLTEEEMSRVQPWEHLSSSLGETLPQTLPQVLAVPDKVFRQILDSLRRIMYRVAAVGCIKCMVFASRHPTPYVQYRTEVLTMVKEMVDRTIKMLCSEHKRLMSTSHRLHLKLVISTPRLPEQDQEDVESRRSGVNNNDDPESFEERPHPDLSQTPDLTDVTPVDVCVSPDTASVSASALEDESGHEDMRVNEKSFVSSVTEELVSRTLKRSKMTSAADSLHDIHQRLFTRIWDELESKGPPYEGLHVNLDRLKNVDKAIYKDILKTSHCSKTTLWIRMVSGDPQIEDAIVSSLKNQLKRQSQEPGAIKKFFTAIGRIFKNRPASPTVLVF, from the exons ATGGCAACAAAGACACCCAACGCCATGGACCAAACAACCAGTCCTCCTCTGACTAGAGTGGACGTGATTCACCACCTGGTGAACTATTACTTCGGGATCATGGAACCGAAGCAGTGGGCCTTTTTGCTCACAGGAAACCCTGACGACAAGACCAG gTTCATTCTGGGACAGCTGTTAATGGACTTGATGGACATCATGCTCATCACCCAACCAAcgctgacagaggaggagatgagtaGAGTTCAGCCTTGGGAGCATCTGTCATCTAGTTTGGGGGAGACACTACCTCAGACTCTTCCTCAAGTCCTGGCTGTTCCAGATAAGGTCTTTCGTCAGATCTTGGATTCTCTGAGGAGAATCATGTACAGAGTAGCGGCAGTCGGGTGCATCAAGTGCATGGTCTTTGCCAGCCGTCACCCGACCCCATATGTCCAGTACCGCACTGAAGTCCTTACCATGGTTAAGGAAATGGTCGACCGCACCATTAAAATGCTGTGCTCAGAGCACAAGAGACTGATGAGCACAAGTCATCGTCTCCATCTGAAACTGGTCATTTCGACTCCAAGACTCCCTGAACAAGACCAAGAAGATGTGGAGTCAAGAAGATCTGGAGTCAACAACAA cGACGACCCAGAGAGTTTCGAGGAGAGACCTCATCCAGACCTGAGCCAGACACCCGACCTGACAGACGTCACCCCTGTAGACGTTTGTGTGTCTCCGGACACAGCTTCCGTGTCCGCCTCTGCATTAGAAGACGAATCTGGACACGAGGACATGAGAGTGAATGAAAAATCCTTTGTGAGCAGTGTGACAGAGGAGCTGGTTTCACGGACCCTTAAAAGGTCCAAGATGACCTCCGCTGCAGATTCCCTGCATGACATCCACCAGCGGCTGTTCACCAGAATCTGGGATGAACTCGAAAGCAAAG GGCCACCGTACGAAGGTCTTCACGTCAACCTGGACAGGTTGAAGAACGTGGACAAAGCCATTTACAAAGACATCCTGAAAACGTCTCACTGCTCCAAGACGACCCTGTGGATACGTATGGTCTCAGGGGATCCACAGATTGAAGACGCCATCGTGTCTTCACTGAAAAACCAGCTGAAGAGACAGTCCCAGGAACCTGGTGCCATCAAAAAATTCTTCACGGCAATAGGCAGAATTTTCAAGAACCGCCCAGCCAGCCCCACAGTACTGGTGTTTTAA
- the slc16a13 gene encoding monocarboxylate transporter 13 isoform X1 — MTQPENLLARGKLIIAPFTNRSDLKPVALPEELHTCYSRRFLDDLPSSLCLFSASTFALARSRLDMTNPKTEPESGGDEGEGPDGGWGWVLVVAMFVSTSLVFGLMRSLGIFFVEFVQYFEESAQAISWISSTGIAAQQFFSPLGAALCNAYNARVVVMTGGLFAGLGLILASQATCLVHLYLTMGVISGFGWGLVFTPMVATVMANFTRRRTLALGVGFSSIGLSSFAFNPLFQLLVEMYAWRGALLIIGGLSLNIVACGALIRPRRCAKAPQKVDSDDGLSCVTVLRRISSYLELSLLCERSYLTYTLAVSLFNVGYFVPYFHLVAHSRQVGFSEYQSAFVMSAAGATDILGRVASGWFADLGRFRLIHLLSLWTALAGLFIMLLPVSTLSGSYPALVIISLLYGFCSGALTSLVFAVVPMIVGVERVMGGLGLLQLLESGAGLLGTPLSGLLKDITGDYTASFVVAGSFVVLGTLTMATLPHYFSCTEPPPPQRRSLPDKANSLTLRPEQMNCSSPDADLKGVI, encoded by the exons ATGACACAACCGGAGAATTTATTGGCTCGTGGGAAGTTAATCATTGCACCTTTCACCAACCGCAGCGATCTGAAACCTGTCGCGCTTCCTGAGGAGCTGCATACTTGTTATTCTCGGCGCTTTCTCGATGACCTGCCCTCCTCGCTCTGCCTTTTCTCCGCTTCCACTTTCGCACTTGCGCGCAGCCGTCTAGACATGACGAACCCCAAGACCGAGCCGGAGAGCGGCGGGGATGAGGGCGAGGGCCCGGATGGAGGCTGGGGCTGGGTGCTGGTCGTGGCCATGTTCGTCAGCACCAGCCTCGTGTTCGGCCTGATGCGGAGCTTGGGGATCTTCTTCGTGGAGTTCGTCCAGTACTTCGAGGAGAGCGCCCAGGCCATCTCCTGGATCTCGTCCACCGGCATAGCAGCACAGCAGTTCTTCA gtcCACTGGGTGCTGCGCTGTGTAACGCTTACAATGCCAGGGTGGTGGTGATGACGGGCGGCCTTTTCGCCGGACTCGGCCTCATACTTGCCTCTCAGGCCACCTGTCTGGTCCACCTCTACCTCACGATGGGTGTGATCTCAG GTTTTGGTTGGGGGCTGGTCTTCACTCCCATGGTGGCGACAGTCATGGCCAACTTCACCCGGCGGCGCACCCTCGCTTTGGGCGTGGGCTTCTCCAGCATCGGCCTCTCTTCCTTCGCCTTCAACCCGCTCTTCCAGCTCCTGGTGGAGATGTACGCCTGGCGGGGGGCCTTGCTGATCATAGGGGGCCTCAGCCTCAACATCGTGGCCTGCGGGGCGCTCATCCGCCCACGGCGGTGCGCCAAAGCCCCACAGAAG GTGGATTCAGACGACGGGTTGTCCTGTGTTACTGTGCTGAGGAGAATCTCCTCCTACCTGGAGCTGTCCCTGCTCTGCGAGAGGTCTTACCTCACCTACACCTTGGCCGTCTCCCTTTTTAACGTGGGCTACTTCGTGCCATATTTCCACCTGGTGGCGCACAGCCGCCAGGTCGGCTTCTCGGAGTACCAGTCCGCTTTCGTCATGTCGGCCGCGGGCGCCACGGACATCCTGGGCCGCGTGGCGTCGGGCTGGTTCGCCGACCTGGGCCGCTTCCGGCTGATCCACTTGCTGAGCTTGTGGACGGCCCTGGCGGGGCTGTTCATCATGCTGCTGCCCGTGAGCACCCTGTCCGGCTCCTACCCGGCCCTCGTGATCATCAGCCTCCTCTACGGCTTCTGCTCCGGGGCGCTGACCTCTCTGGTGTTCGCGGTGGTGCCCATGATCGTGGGCGTGGAGCGCGTGATGGGGGGGCTCggcctgctgcagctcctggaGAGCGGCGCGGGGCTGCTGGGGACGCCCCTGTCAG GGTTACTGAAGGACATCACAGGAGACTACACCGCCTCCTTCGTGGTAGCCGGCTCCTTCGTGGTCCTCGGCACCTTGACCATGGCCACTCTGCCTCACTATTTCTCCTGCACAGAGCCGCCGCCCCCACAGAGACGCTCCCTTCCCGACAAAGCCAACAGTTTAACCCTGAGGCCGGAGCAGATGAACTGTTCGTCCCCCGACGCGGATCTCAAAGGAGTGATCTGA
- the LOC125003898 gene encoding uncharacterized protein LOC125003898, protein MATKTPNAMDQTTSPPLNRVDVIHHLVNYYFGIMEPKQWAFLLTGNPDDKTRFILGQLLMDLMDIMLITQPTLTEEEMSRVQPWEHLSSSLGENLPQTLPQVLAVPDKVFRQILDSLRRIMYRVAAVGCIKCMVFASRHPTPYVQYRTEFLTMVKEMVDRTIKMLCSEHKRLMSTRHRLHLKLVISTPRLPEQDQEDVESRRSGVNNNDDPESFEERPDPGPSQMSNLTDVTPENVCVSPDTASVSASALEDKSGHEDMRVNEKSFVSSVTEELVSRALKRSKMTSAADSLHVIHQRLFTRIWDELESKGPPYEGLHVNLDRLKNVDKAIYKDILKTSHCSKTTLWIRMVSGDPQIEDAIVSSLKKQLKRQSQEPGAIKKFFMAIGRIFKNRPASPTVLVF, encoded by the exons ATGGCAACAAAGACACCCAACGCCATGGACCAAACAACCAGTCCTCCTCTGAATAGAGTGGACGTGATTCACCACCTGGTGAACTATTACTTCGGGATCATGGAACCGAAGCAGTGGGCATTTTTGCTCACAGGAAACCCTGACGACAAGACCAG gTTCATTCTGGGACAGCTGTTAATGGACTTGATGGACATCATGCTCATCACCCAACCAAcgctgacagaggaggagatgagtaGAGTTCAGCCTTGGGAGCATCTGTCATCTAGTTTGGGGGAGAATCTACCTCAGACTCTTCCTCAAGTCCTGGCTGTTCCAGATAAGGTCTTTCGTCAGATCTTGGACTCTCTGAGGAGAATCATGTACAGAGTAGCGGCAGTCGGGTGCATCAAGTGCATGGTCTTTGCCAGCCGTCACCCGACCCCATATGTCCAGTACCGCACTGAGTTCCTTACCATGGTTAAGGAAATGGTCGACCGCACCATTAAAATGCTGTGCTCAGAGCACAAGAGACTGATGAGCACACGTCATCGTCTCCATCTGAAACTGGTCATTTCGACGCCAAGACTCCCTGAACAAGACCAAGAAGATGTGGAGTCAAGAAGATCTGGAGTCAACAACAA cGACGACCCAGAGAGTTTCGAAGAGCGACCTGATCCAGGCCCGAGCCAGATGTCCAACCTGACAGACGTCACCCCTGAGAACGTTTGTGTGTCTCCGGACACAGCTTCCGTGTCCGCCTCTGCATTAGAGGACAAATCtggacatgaggacatgagaGTGAATGAAAAATCCTTTGTGAGCAGTGTGACAGAGGAGCTGGTTTCACGGGCCCTTAAAAGGTCCAAGATGACCTCCGCTGCAGATTCCCTGCATGTCATCCACCAGCGGCTGTTCACCAGAATCTGGGATGAACTCGAAAGCAAAG GGCCACCGTACGAAGGTCTTCACGTCAACCTGGACAGGTTGAAGAACGTGGACAAAGCCATTTACAAAGACATCCTGAAAACGTCTCACTGCTCCAAGACGACCCTGTGGATACGTATGGTCTCAGGGGATCCACAGATTGAAGACGCCATCGTGTCTTCACTgaaaaaacagctgaagagACAGTCCCAGGAACCTGGTGCCATCAAAAAATTCTTCATGGCAATAGGCAGAATTTTCAAGAACCGCCCAGCCAGCCCCACAGTACTGGTGTTTTAA
- the acap1 gene encoding arf-GAP with coiled-coil, ANK repeat and PH domain-containing protein 1: protein MTVKLDFEECLKDSPRFRADIEVVQNDVSELETRLEKLVKQCQAMLEAGRVYCQTSKSFVHGLRELGNHCSGDKMMEDCLDKFSKKLSIILEAQGEVIETTQKSVKTKLQNFVKEDVRRFKDVRKEFERSSETLEGALARNAQAPRQKQHEVEEASNALLNARKAFRSEALDYVLEINVIEAKKKTDILMAMLSLMEAQAQFFQQGHQSLSELEEYRQKLNQEHTQFQLDSAREKRDMEQRHAAIKKKDVSYDDSIMDFNADAANGIAMEGYLYKRASNAFKTWSRRWFSIQKNQLVYQKKFKDQPTVVVEDLRLCTVKPSAENERRFCFEVVSPSKCCLLQADSERQQKAWITAVQNSIASAFQERREDTQSPRQRCSSVSTGNFGGGGVGGGCADQENEGCKALEEVQAIPGNRQCCDCGEPGPDWASINLGITLCIVCSGIHRSLGVHFSKVRSLTLDSWEPELIKLMCELGNTVINRIYEARIDEITIKKPHPSSPRGDKESWIRSKYVEKKFIQKLPETGRNPPLRRSSARRNRATTQDRTAQRPPIKPKPNRATLPRLTGLSSSDLFQKNNTGFHKDEEEEEEEDLSGLHPGALLYRSAALQNFPVMADALAHGADVNWINSAEESSTPLIQAVSVNALAACEFLLQNGANVNQADSNGRGPLHHATILGHTGLVCLFLKRGADYNARDKNQKDPITIAVDNANADIVTLLRIAKMNKEMREMDGAFGQPGDETYQDIFRDFSHMASNNPEKLKRRSADPKS from the exons ATGACGGTGAAGCTGGACTTCGAGGAGTGCTTGAAAGACTCTCCACGCTTCAG AGCTGACATCGAAGTCGTCCAAAACGATGTGAGCGAACTCGAGACGCGGCTGGAGAAG CTCGTCAAACAATGCCAGGCCATGCTGGAGGCAGGCAGGGTGTACTGCCAGACAAGCAAGAGCTTCGTCCACGGCCTCCGGGAGCTGGGCAACCACTGCTCTGGGGACAAGATGATGGAG GATTGCCTGGACAAATTTTCCAAAAAGCTGTCCATCATCTTGGAGGCGCAGGGG GAAGTGATCGAGACCACACAGAAGTCAGTCAAGACGAAGCTGCAGAACTTTGTGAAAGA AGATGTTCGCCGGTTCAAGGATGTGCGAAAAGAGTTCGAGCGCAGCAGCGAAACCCTGGAGGGGGCGCTGGCGAGGAACGCTCAAGCCCCGAGACAGAAGCAACACGAAGTGGAGGAGGCGAGTAACGCTCTGCTCAATGCACGCAAGGCCTTTCGGTCCGAGGCCTTGGATTACGTTCTGGAG ATTAACGTGATTGAGGCcaagaagaaaacagacattCTGATGGCA ATGTTGTCACTAATGGAGGCCCAAGCACAGTTTTTCCAACAAGGCCATCAGTCGCTGTCAGAACTGGAGGAATACCGACAAAAACTGAATCAAGAG CACACCCAGTTCCAGTTAGACTCAGCCAGGGAGAAGAGGGACATGGAGCAAAGACACGCAGCAATCAAGAAAAAG GACGTGTCCTATGATGACTCCATTATGGATTTCAATGCCGACGCAGCTAATGGGATTGCGATGGAGGGCTACCTCTATAAGAGGGCCAGCAACGCTTTCAAGACCTGGAGCAG GCGCTGGTTTTCGATTCAGAAAAATCAGCTGGTGTATCAAAAGAAATTCAAG GACCAGCCCACGGTTGTGGTGGAGGACTTGCGTCTCTGCACAGTGAAGCCCAGCGCTGAGAACGAGAGGCGATTCTGCTTTGAAGTGGTTTCCCCATCAAA gtGCTGCTTGTTGCAGGCGGACTCTGAGAGGCAGCAGAAAGCGTGGATCACCGCCGTCCAAAACAGCATCGCCTCCGCCTTTCAGGAGCGCAGAGAGGACACGCAAAGCCCA CGACAGCGCTGCAGCTCGGTGTCGACGGGCAACttcggaggaggaggtgtaggcGGCGGGTGCGCGGACCAGGAGAACGAGGGCTGCAAGGCGCTGGAGGAGGTCCAGGCGATCCCGGGGAACAGGCAGTGCTGCGACTGCGGAGAGCCGGGTCCCGACTGGGCCTCCATCAACCTGGGCATCACGCTGTGCATCGTCTGCTCGGGAATACACAG GAGCCTGGGAGTACATTTCTCCAAAGTGCGCTCCCTCACGCTCGACTCCTGGGAGCCCGAGCTCATTAAg CTGATGTGCGAATTAGGAAACACGGTAATCAACAGGATCTACGAGGCTCGGATTGATGAGATCACCATCAAGAAGCCTCACCCCTCCAGCCCCAG AGGAGACAAGGAGTCGTGGATCCGGTCAAAGTACGTGGAGAAGAAGTTCATCCAAAAGCTGCCTGAGACGGGCAGGAACCCTCCTTTGAGGCGATCCAGCGCCAGGAGAAACCGGGCGACCACGCAGGACAGGACCGCGCAGCGGCCGCCTATCAAGCCCAAACCCAACAGAGCCACTCTGCCCCGGCTCACAG GGCTCAGCTCCAGTGACCTCTTCCAAAAGAACAACACAGGCTTCCACAAAG atgaggaagaggaagaggaggaggacctcAGCGGCCTCCACCCAGGGGCGCTGCTGTACCGCTCGGCGGCACTGCAGAACTTCCCCGTCATGGCCGACGCGCTGGCCCACGGGGCCGACGTCAACTGGATCAACTCGGCCGAGGAGTCGAGCACGCCGCTGATACAGGCCGTCTCAGTG AACGCCCTGGCGGCCTGCGAGTTCCTGCTGCAGAACGGCGCCAACGTCAACCAGGCGGACAGCAACGGGCGGGGCCCGCTGCACCACGCCACCATCCTGGGCCACACGGG GTTGGTTTGCCTCTTCTTAAAGCGAGGAGCCGACTACAACGCCAGAGACAAGAACCAAAAAGACCCCATAACCATCGCCGTGGACAACGCCAACGCGGATATCGTCACCCT GCTGCGAATCGCCAAAATGAACAAGGAGATGCGGGAGATGGACGGAGCGTTCGGACAGCCAG GTGATGAAACCTACCAAGATATTTTCAGAGACTTTTCTCACATGGCCTCAAACAACCCGGAGAAGCTGAAACGCCGCAGCGCAGACCCCAAATCTTAA
- the LOC125003905 gene encoding putative nuclease HARBI1 — protein sequence MACPFIEDPIDIGAQIIRRALQRERIFQDRSDPLDHSDDYLYERYGFSRPSLTYLCEILEPYVGRATRRSAALTVPQTVCIAMRFYATGSYMYSVGDAERLSKSTVCRAVHQVSSALTNLTDDFIVFPGHLPIQQIKEGFYAIAGFPRVLGCIDGTLIPISAPLGDDERDYIDRHNGRSLNVQMTCDFNSIITSLDAKWPGSVHDSRIFHESTLFQRLQQGDFSGVLLGDRGYALHPFLMTPYPDPEPGPQTRFNTAHNKTRVKIENTFGLIKARFACLRRLRVVPDRGCKIIAACCVLHNIATIRKEREPKINPQPPDTVDPVTLEYPTGRAVREAITQLFE from the exons ATGGCGtgtcctttcattgaagacccgaTTGATATTGGAGCCCAAATCATTAGAAGAGCGTTACagcgtgaacgcatcttccaggatCGGTCGGATCCATTAGACCACAGTGATGACTACCTCTATGAGAGGTACGGGTTCTCACGGCCCAGTCTGACGTACCTCTGTGAGATCCTGGAGCCGTATGTTGGCCGTGCGACCCGCAGGAGTGCAGCCCTCACGGTCCCGCAGACCGTGTGCATCGCTATGCGGTTTTACGCCACCGGCAGCTACATGTACTCCGTCGGAGATGCTGAGCGTCTCAGCAAAAGCACCGTCTGTCGAGCCGTGCATCAAGTGTCCTCCGCCCTGACAAACTTGACTGATGACTTCATCGTCTTTCCGGGACACTTGCCGatacagcaaataaaagaaGGATTTTACGCCATCGCAG GTTTCCCCAGGGTGCTCGGGTGCATTGATGGCACCCTCATCCCCATCTCTGCACCTCTGGGTGATGATGAGAGGGATTACATTGACCGACATAATGGCCGCAGCCTCAACGTGCAG ATGACGTGCGATTTTAACAGCATCATCACCAGCCTTGATGCCAAGTGGCCTGGCTCTGTGCATGATTCTCGGATTTTTCACGAGTCCACACTCTtccagaggctgcagcagg GAGACTTCAGTGGAGTGCTGCTTGGAGATCGGGGGTACGCCCTGCACCCCTTCCTGATGACTCCCTACCCAGACCCTGAACCAGGACCTCAGACCCGTTTTAATACAGCCCACAACAAAACCAGGGTTAAAATCGAAAACACCTTTGGCCTCATTAAGGCCCGCTTTGCTTGCCTGCGACGTCTGAGGGTGGTCCCAGACCGCGGTTGTAAAATTATTGCGGCATGTTGCGTGCTCCACAACATCGCCACCatcagaaaagagagagagccaAAGATAAACCCCCAGCCCCCTGATACTGTGGACCCAGTCACACTAGAATATCCAACTGGCCGGGCAGTGAGGGAGGCCATCACACAACTATTTgaataa